ATCCCGGAGGAGCACCGATCAAACGGCTAACGCTATGCTTTTCCATGTATTCGCTCATGTCGATACGAACAAGAGCATTTTCGCTATCGAAAAGTTCCACAGCCAAAGCCTTTGCAAGTTCCGTCTTACCCACGCCCGTCGGGCCCAAGAAGAGGAAGCTTCCAATCGGCGCATTCTCGCGGCTTAAACCGCTACGGTTACGTAAAATCGCTTCGGACACAGCTTCAACAGCTTCGTCCTGGCCAATCACGCGAGCATGCAAACGTTCGTCCAAGTGCAACAACTTCGCCTTTTCACCTTCGCAAAGCTTTGTCACCGGAATACCCGTCCAACGGCTCACCACAAGGGCAATCGTCTCTTCGGTCACTTCTTCGCTCAAGCCACCTTCTTCGGCACTCTTGCGGAGCGCTTCGGTCTTTTGAGCCAGTTCCTTTTCGATGTTCACGATCTTGTTGTACTTGAGTTCCGCAGCACGGTTCAAGTCGTAACGGGCTTCGGCCTGTTCCATCTCGTCCTTTGCAGCCTTCAAGGATTTCTTCAAGTCCTGAACTTCGGCAAATGCGGCACGGCGATCCTGCCAGCGTTCCTGCATCTGCTTTACCGCAGCATCGGTCACGGCAAGGTCTTCACGGAGTTCTTTCAAGCGCTTGACGCTCGCTTCGTCCGTTTCCTTCGAAAGTGCCTGCTCCTCGATTTTCATCTGGAGTTCCTTACGCTGCAACGTATCGAGCGCTTCTGGAACCGTGTCCATCTGCGTTTTCACAAGGCTTGCCGCCTCGTCGATCAAGTCAATTGCCTTATCCGGGAGGAATCGGTCACTGATGTAACGGTTCGAAAGTTTCACTGCAGCCACGAGCGCGTTATCGTGCAGACGCACGCCGTGGTGCGCATCAAAGCCATCCTTAATGCCACGCAAGATGGAAATTGCTTCGTCTTCGCTCGGTTCCGAAACCTGCACCGGCTGGAAACGACGTTCCAAAGCAGAATCCTTTTCAATGTACTTGCGGTATTCCTGAGTCGTCGTTGCACCAATGCAATGGAGTTCGCCACGAGCAAGCTTCGGCTTAAGCATATTGCCCAAGTCCATCGAGCCTTCGGTCTTACCAGCCCCCACAATGTTGTGGAGTTCGTCGATGAACATAAGCGTATTGCCATCTTCTTCAATAGCATCAATCACAGATTTGAGACGTTCTTCAAAGTCGCCACGGTACTTGGCACCCGCCATCAAGGCAGACAAATCAAGCGCAAAGACCTTCTTGCCCTTCAACGCATCCGGCACGTCGCCGCGGTAAATACGTTCGGCAAGGCCTTCGACAATAGCCGTCTTACCCACGCCCGGTTCACCGACCAAGCAAGGGTTGTTCTTTGTCTTACGGCTCAAAATCAAAATCACACGGCGGATTTCTTCTTCACGGCCAATCACCGGCGAGAGCTTTCCATCAGCCGCCATTTCCACGAGTTCACGACCGTAGAGTTTCAGCGGAGATTGTTCCTCGGCATTCGCGGCACCCGCAAACGGGTCCGAAAGCCAAGTTTCCACCACTTCGGTCGAACCAAGGGCATCTTCAAAAACCTTCGCCAGTCCGCGGTCGCCCGAGAACTTCATCAACGCCACGAGCAAATCGCCTGGCGTTACCATACGGCTGACCTGACGGGCCGCCTGCACAGCGGCACGCAAAATACGGTTCAAGTCGCTATCCGGTTCTACATCCGGGTTCACGCCTTCCATGCGCGGGATTTTCTGGACAAAAGGTTCCAAACGACCACGGAGTTCGTTCGTCTTGACGCCCTTGGACTTATAAAGTTTCTTCAGGGTTGCATCGGGGCCTTCAACAAGACCAACGGCCAAATGAGCCGCACCCAGATAAGAGTGCGAACAGCGGTCGCGCAAGCTTTGCGCCTTGGCCAAGACCTTTTCTGCATCGTTAGTAAAATCTGACATAATAGACCTTCTTTCTTTTTTACGCCTTACCCTATGCAAATGGCGTGCCAAAAAGAAGAATTTGCCTTTTTTGAGCAAAAAATGCGAAAAAACAAAAAGAATGTCGCATTTTACTGCGACATTCTTTTCAAAATAAAACACTCAAGTGTTTACTGCGGCAACGTCGTTCCGCCCAATTCCTGGCAAGACTTGCCATGAGCATTCAGAATCTGGACAGCATCGCCACTCACCACCGGACGAATAAAGCGCCACGGCCAGAAACCAAATCTCTGAGAACCTCTATAGTTCGCGACAGCGTTACCACCACGAGCCTTAGCCTTCGCTTCCAACTTCGGCAAAAGACCAGCAGCGGAACCATAAGTACCACCACCAACCTGGACCTTGCCCATGACCTTAAATGCAGCGCCATTCGGTTCAGTTTCAAAATAGCAGAATTCTTCGAAAGGCACGACTTCTTCGCCTTCAACCAGCGGGACTTCGTTATAAACACGAGCCTGGTAGTTAGAACAAGCCTGCAAAGCTACAGCGGCAAGCGCCAAAAAACAAATTTTCTTTATTTGCATAAAATACTCCTTGAATTTTCACGAAATATAATAACAAAAGAGTATTCTAGTTCAAATAAATACTTTTTTTACTGAAAAATTAAGCAAATACCAAATAAAAGAGCAAATTACAACTAAACGAGTCGCACCGTTTCATCGCACATTTCACACACAGCAGTCCTGTGCGTCACGAAAATCATCGTTTTTTCCGGGAAGGCTTCAAACAAACGGTGATAAAGTTCCGACTCGGTCGCCTCATCCAACGACGAACTGATTTCATCCAAAAGCAAGATATTTCCCGGTCGCAAAAGTCCTCGGGCAATCGCAATACGCTGAGCCTGACCTTCGCTGAGACCGTGTCCGCGTTCTCCAATTTCACAATCCAAGCCCTTCGGCAGTTCGTTCACAAATTCAGCACAAGCGATTTGCAAAACCCGCTGCATTTCATCTTCAGTCGCATCCGGTTTTGCAAGCTGTAAATTATAGCGCACGGAGCCGTTCATCAAGGTATTGCCCTGCGGAACATACACAAAATTCGATCGGGTCGCCTCCGAAACAGACTCCATTCCTGCGACATTTTCGCCTTCCGAATAAAGAACCATTCGACCCATGTCAGGCTTTATAAAGCCGAGCAAAAGCCGGAACAAAGTCGTCTTGCCCTTGCCCGTCTCGCCCATGACGGCATTCTTGCTACCGGGCTTAAAATCGTGCGAGAACCCGCAAATGACTTCGCGGTCTCCACCCGAATAGCCAAAACTTACGTTGTCCAACCGCAATCCGAGCCGCCCGCGCATTCCCGAAAGCTTTTCTGCACGTATTTCAGAAAGCATTCCCGAGCGCGATTCGCTCAAAGTCCCGTTAGCGTCCTTTTCCAGTTCATCCAAGCGGTCTATGCTCGCCGTAGAATGCACTAGCTGCGGCACCAAGCCAAGCAAAGTCAGAATCGGGTGCTGGATTTGCCCCACCAACTGCAAAAAAGACGTCATCACGCCAAACGTAATCGTACCGTCACGAAGCCCAAGCCCGCCCCAAACAAAAGCCAACAAGTAACCAAGTCCAAACGCAGAACCAATCGCAAAACGCGCCACCGTCGTAAAGCGGGTCCGCCTCATCACATCATTTACGAGTTTATCCTGTTTTAACCCAAGCCTCTCCACCACCCATTTTTCGCTTTCTAGCGAGCGCAATACGGCATTGTATTCCACGCCTTCCTGCACCTGCATCTGGATGCGGCTTTCGCATTCACGAATTTCCAGAGTCATATTGCGGAGCTTACGAGAAATCAGCTTCCCTACCACAACCATCACAGGAGTAAGTAGCAACAAAGCCCATGCCAATCGCGCATCGAACCAGCGCATCAGCAAAAACGCCCCAACAAGCTGAATTCCAGTTACCGCCATCTGCGGGAGCGTATCAATCATAGACGTCGATACCGTTTCGATATCCTTCGAAAGTCTCGAAGACACATCGCCCGAATGTAACTCATGACCGTCAAAAAGACTACGCTTGAACAACGTTCCAAAATAGAACAGCCTAAGTGCATTCGTCATTTTCACTGTGGCAGAGGCAGTCATGTAGTAATACAAAAGCCTAAGAACAATCGACCCCACCACTGTGAGCACCAAAAGTAGGATCATCCGCACAACATCGTTTTGCGTCCCGGTGAGAATCGTCTCGTCTATAAACCGCTTGCTGAGCCATATCATCAAAAGGCCGCACACCACGCGTGCAGACCCCGCCAAAATGCGGGTGACGATATTTACGCGAAAGCCTTTCGTCCCGCGCCACAGCCAAGCGACATACTTCATTCGAGCACGTTCACCTTTAGCCATTCGCCGACAATTGCAGCAACATCGATCCGAGCCTGTTCTTCGCTCACTTCATACTCTTCGCAAAGAGCCTGGGCAAGCGAATCCACCGTAAAATCACCTTGCAGTTCCGCCTGCTTCCAAAGCCATGCAGCCGTTTCATTCAGGCACAAGAGGCGCCCAAAATCCAGAGCGCCAATACCTTCGCCCATAATGACCTGTTCGCCACACACTTCGCGCAATACAAAGCCTTTCTTGATTTTCATTTTTTTACCTTCTTGTATATCCAAAGTAAATAACGCCTAAAGGGTAACAGAATATACCAAATTTTCGCTGCGCACCTTTCGGCAAAAGTCCCTTGCAGGCTTTTTTTCCCATTGGGTCTGACCACGCCAATTACCTTGGCATAAACATCAGTTCGTTTGCAGTATTCTCGCTGCACTAGGTTTCCATCCCCCATGAGGACCACATTTTCGCCCGAGAACGCAACGATTCTATGGATAACATAATGCTTTTCGACATTTTCCAGATGAAGAACATTATCCGGGATTGTAAGCGCCAATACCACATCGCCTACGCACAAGTCCACAGGCTTTTCTAGAATCACGCTATCGCGACCGCCCACAATAAAAGGCAACATGCTACACCCGTTCACGGGGAACGTTACACTCACGCCCTCGTTTACCAGACGAATGGCTTCCGCCATAATCAGCGCATCACTTTTTTTTGCGGAATCCATCATTGAATCTCACGTACCACCGTTTGGCAACACAGCCTTGCCGCGTCTTCGTCCGGCAAGCATTCCAAGAACCACACAGGGACACACGAAGCAAGTCCATTTTCAGTTTGGTGCAATCCATCGGCAAGATTCTTGTTCCAGCGCATTCCCGAGATACTCGGCATTATCGCCGCATAGGCAGAAACGCCCCTAAGCGGAGAAATCTTGTTAAACGGAGCTTGCGACAACAGCACAAAACCGCCCAATTCCATTTCAACATTCTTGTAGCAAGGGGTCTTTCCACTCCACGGCGAGCCATAGGCAACCGCAAACTTTCGGCCGTCTTTTTCGAACAAACGCACGACAGGATTATCGTCATTGAACAACTCCGAGCCCTCATTGTACTTGAGCCACAACCGTGCGTGCGTGCTTTTGCCAGTACCACTTTTTCCCAAGAACAAGTAGCCCAAGCCCTTGTATTGAATTCCTGCCGCATGGAATAAAGCCGTTTCAAAGCCCGCAGTCGCAAGAGCATACAAGACCATCAATGCATTGTTTACCGCAAAATTGCTCGATTCAGCAGGGATTTTTTCCTTACCCAATAACAACACCGCATGCTTAAAATCCTTTTCACAAACAAGCACGCCCATAGGCTTTCCAAAAAGCCAAAAATCAAACGCAGGCAAACCATCAGACGTTCGCCCGCATATAATCACCTGCCCTTCTTCATCCTGTCGAATATCCTCGGTATATTCAGGAGCGACCTCATTCTGCACATCAAGCGAAAACACAGAATTTTTGCAAGACGATTCAGCACCCGAGTCAACCGCAAAAGGCGCATAATTACTCATTTGCGACAAGATTTCATCGCAGGCATTGACCTCAAAAATATGCTCGGCAACTTTATAGAACATTTAAACGCCCCAATTCATTTCGTATTTTTCAAATACCATAGCGACAACCGTCTAAACTTGATTCGAATCCAAATCGACTTGATAAAACCGAACCAATAATTCAATTCGCAGCCCAAGATTTCAACGGGAGAAAACCAAAACTTGCGTATAATATGATACCGGCGCCAAAGCCAAAGAACAGCCCAATGTTTACTTTTACTGGACTTACAATACATGCCAAAATTTCCGCCAACAAATATTTCGTCAAGCATCTTTTTTCCGAGTTTTTGATTCGGCGAACAAATCATCTTAGATGCATCAAGTCCAAAGATACGCCCCAAGATCCACATCAAGGCTCCCGCAAACCTTAAAAGTCCTAAAGAAGACAACTTGGCATTTATTTCTCGACGATTTTCCTCGGTAGCATGCTTCAGCAAAATAAAATAATCGATAATTTGCTTTAAACCGATACCATCCATCAAAAAATGATGCTGGATATGCGAAAGCTGCATCGCAAGGGCAAATGTCATCGAAGGAATATTGAATCCTTCAGGCACACGCTCCACATTCTGAATTTTTTCTTCCAGATAACGCATCAGTCGCGCACTCGAAAATGGACTCCAATTCTTGGAAGAGGGCTTATAATGGATTTCAACAGAAACGTCTCCCTCCGGTCGCAATTGAACATGATGCGCCGAGAGCAAGTCCTTTTCGAACAATTGATAGCCCATTTGTTTAAGCAAGGCAATCACACTATCTCGACCACCTTCAACCCACAAGTCGATATCTCCTGCTTGCCGCATATTGGGGTCGGGATAAAGCCTCGCATTGGCAGGTCCCTTAAGCACCGCCGTTTTGCGCCCCTGAGCTTCAAAAAGTTGCGTAAGACGAGATGCTTCTGCGTTCAGAAGACCATTATGTCCTTTAACAATTTCAGCCTCGACTGCCCACTGGAACATTAATTTCGAGGGAGGTTGCTGTTCCGCCGGCAAATGGGAAACGGCTCGATAGACAACAGCACTAATCTGCTGCTTGTGGCACATCGACCGCAATGACCGCCATTCTTCATCATTCAGCTTGCGCGTAAAAAAACGCGGAGAACAGTCGTCATCGACCGCCATTCGCAAAAGATCGAACAAAGCTTCATCTTGAGAAAATTTCATCAGCTTGCAAACTAGAAAAAATGTGTTTTAAATGACACCTCTCAATGAGACGCGCCTCATCTTGATGCGTAGAGGAATAAATTTAAAAAATGTTTTCCAATACGCCAATTCACAACAGACAACATCAACAGGAGCAAACCAGAACATCCGAATCATACGCCAACGGCGCTTTAACCAGAGAATAAAAAAATGATTACCCTTATTGGATTCACAATGCCTGCCAAAATTACCTTCGGACTGAATCATGGAAAGCACCTTTTGACCATTTTTCGCATCGGGTTTGCAAATCATTTGAGACGGAGCAAGTCCCCAAATATATTCCATAATCCACATCAGCGCACTGCCCATTTTCGAAAGTCCCAAACTCGAAAGTAGAGCAGACACATCGCGCCTATCCTCCTCAGAAGCTTGTTTCAACAGAACAAAATAATCGACAACTTGCTTTAAGCCAATCCCTTCCCACAAAAAATGATGCTGGATATGCGATAGCTGCATCACAAGGGCAAACTTCATCGAAGGAACACAAAATCCCTCGGGCACACGCTCCACGTTCTGGATTTCTTTTTCCAGGTAACGCATCAGCCGTGCATTCGAGAACGGATTCCAATTCCCTGAAGATGGCTTATAATGTATTTCAACAACAATCCCCGATTTTCCATCCAAATGGACATGATGATCCACTTTGAGATGTTCTGCAGAAATTTCATAGCCCATTTTTTTCAGCAATTCAAGCACACTATCACGCCCGCCATCAACCCACAAGTCTATATCACCAGCGTTTCGCATATAAGGGTCAGGATACAGCCTAGCATTTGCCGGTCCCTTGAGCACCGCCGTTTTCCGCCCTTGAGCCATAAACAGCTCTGTAAGCCGGGCAGCTTCGGCATTCAACAGCTTATTATGCCCCTTGATTGCCTCCACTTCACTAGCCCACTGGAACATCAACATTTTCGGAGGTTGTTTACCGCAAGGCAAACGACAAATTCCACGATAGATGATTCCCGCAATCTGCTGTTTAAGGCTTTCCGAATGCAAATATTGCCATTGAGCAGAATCAAACTCTTGCGCAGGCACTCCAAAAGCGATTCGCAAAAGTTCAAAAAAATCATTTTTTTCAGCGTGATTCATTGTTGTGAAAGTTAGAAAATATAATTCAGATCAATTATTGGGGCTTTATTACAATATACGGAATACAAAAATCGCCGTTTTTCATCAAATTTCGCCAATTTTTCATAAAAAGCCTGTTGTAAGTGTTGTAAACCTTTACATCAGAAATGTTCTAAAAAATACCACTAATACTCCAATTTAAACTATTTTATGGATACAAAACCAAACATCCCATACACCAAAACAACGGCACCTCTCACGAGATGCCGTTGTTTCTTTTTTACATGCTTTTCTTGTTTTATTCGAAATGGTTTTGTACTTTACTTGTATTGACAACCCATAATACTCCAAAGCCCTCTTACGAGGGCTTTTCCATTTTCATGGGAATGTTCCAATTTCGTTGGGAGCGCGACTACCGTCCGCCGACGAGGATTTGATCGACCTTAATGGAGGGCTGACCAACAGTCACCGGCACATGTCCCGAAGAGGCTCCGCAAACACCTGCGGCCTGCTCAAAGTCTGAGCCGACCATGCTAATGCGCGGCATAATCTCGTGACCTTTACCGATAAGCGTTGCGCCACGGACCGGTTCACAAATCTTGCCATTGCGAATGACGTAACCTTCATCGACGGCAAAGTTGAATTCACCCGTTGCCGGGTTCACAGAACCACCAGCCATGCGAGCCGCATAGAGACCGTTGTCCACGCTTGCAATCATGGAATCGAGCGTATCCTTGCCCGGAGCGATAAACGTATTGCGCATACGGCTTACAGGCGCGTACTTGTAGCTTTCACGGCGGGCACTTCCGGTGCGTTCCACACCCACTTCCATAGCGCCCACACGGTCGCTCATGTACGTTTTCAAGATGCCGTTTTCGATAAGCGTCGTGCGCTGCGTCGGCGTTCCTTCGTCATCGTACTTGAGGCTACCCCACACACCATCCATCGTGCCATCGTCAATGGCAGTCAAGCAAGGCTGACCAATCGCTTCACCAAGCTTTCCGCAGAACGGGCTTGCATTGCGACGGATAGATTCCGTTTCAAGCGGATGGCCGCAAGCTTCATGGAAAATCACGCCGCCAAAGCCATTACCCATCACGACCGGCATCTGACCGCCAGTGATGTAGCCGGCATCGAGCATGCGCAGCACGCGCTCGCCACATTCCGTTGCCAAAGCTTCTGGAGAATAATTTGCTAAAAGTTCATAGCCACCGAGCGCACCCGGTGCTTCGTGCGTCGTCAAACGTTCCGTGCCGTCTGTTGCCGTCACGTTCACGTTTACACGCAAACGACCGCGCGTCATTTCCAGATGCAAGCCTTCGCTATTCATAAGCGAAATCGAAGTGCAGCTGTCGGTTACGCTGGCGCCCACCTGGGCAATCTTCGGCGAGAGCGCACGAGCCGTCTTGTCCGCACGGAACAAGAAGTCCTGCTTTATAGCCTGACCGAGCACACGCGGATCCTTGTAAGCGCCAAAATTATAATCGCAAATGCGCTTTTCCGGTGCAAATTCAAACGGCCTTGCAGCCAAGCCTTCCGCCCCCGCTGCGGCGGCGATGCGCCCGAACGCAAGCGTCTTCACAAGCTTCACGAGAGCTTCTTCGCTGTCGTCGCTCGTGAATCCGTACAGGACTTCCGTCCCGTACAAAAGGCGAACGCCGATACCGTACTCGGTACCCGCGGTCGCCGTTTCAATCTGGCGGTCCTTCAAGCCGAGGCTTGAACTGCGGGTCTCTTCTTCGAAAATTTCAACAAAGTCAGCCCCGGCACTCTTGCCGGCTTCAAAAATCTTGACGGCAACTTCCGGATTCATCTTACACCTCGCCGTTCATTTTCTTGCGTACCGGGATTCCCGCAGCAAGCATTTCGCCCTTGATACCAGGGACCGTATAATCGCCAAAATGCACCATCGACGCGACCAGTGCCGCATCGGCACTCGTCTTGCGGAACAAGTCCACGATATGCGCCGGAGTTCCAGCACCACCACTTGCAATCACAGGCACCTGAACCGCCTTTGCAATCATGTCGGTAATCGTGAGTTCGTAACCGTTCTTGACGCCATCAGTGTCAATGGAGTTCAAGCAGATTTCGCCAACGCCGAGTTCCTCGGCGCGCTTTGCCCACTGCAAAGCGTCGATGCCCATCGCCTGGCGACCACCGCGGATAAACACTTCGTAACCGCTCGGAATCTTGTCCGAAACGCCCACGAACTTCGCATCCATGCCAAGCACGATGCACTGGCGACCAAACGCCTTAGCACCTTCGGCAATGATTTCAGGATGAAGCACAGCAAGGCTGTTCACGCTCACCTTTTCTGCACCCGCGAGGAGCGCTTCGTGCATGTCGTCCAAGTTGCGGATACCGCCACCCACTGCAAATGGGATAAACACGCGCTTTGCAATCTGGCGAATCATTTCCATGTCGCA
This is a stretch of genomic DNA from Fibrobacter sp. UWB13. It encodes these proteins:
- a CDS encoding ATP-dependent Clp protease ATP-binding subunit, with the protein product MSDFTNDAEKVLAKAQSLRDRCSHSYLGAAHLAVGLVEGPDATLKKLYKSKGVKTNELRGRLEPFVQKIPRMEGVNPDVEPDSDLNRILRAAVQAARQVSRMVTPGDLLVALMKFSGDRGLAKVFEDALGSTEVVETWLSDPFAGAANAEEQSPLKLYGRELVEMAADGKLSPVIGREEEIRRVILILSRKTKNNPCLVGEPGVGKTAIVEGLAERIYRGDVPDALKGKKVFALDLSALMAGAKYRGDFEERLKSVIDAIEEDGNTLMFIDELHNIVGAGKTEGSMDLGNMLKPKLARGELHCIGATTTQEYRKYIEKDSALERRFQPVQVSEPSEDEAISILRGIKDGFDAHHGVRLHDNALVAAVKLSNRYISDRFLPDKAIDLIDEAASLVKTQMDTVPEALDTLQRKELQMKIEEQALSKETDEASVKRLKELREDLAVTDAAVKQMQERWQDRRAAFAEVQDLKKSLKAAKDEMEQAEARYDLNRAAELKYNKIVNIEKELAQKTEALRKSAEEGGLSEEVTEETIALVVSRWTGIPVTKLCEGEKAKLLHLDERLHARVIGQDEAVEAVSEAILRNRSGLSRENAPIGSFLFLGPTGVGKTELAKALAVELFDSENALVRIDMSEYMEKHSVSRLIGAPPGYVGYEEGGQLTEAVRTHPYCVILLDEIEKAHPDVFNTLLQVLDDGRLTDGKGRTVNFKNTLILMTSNLGAEKFRLSAANAKNGEPPQVALADVEADLHAFFRPEFLNRLDEVLVFQSLSKKQIREIVKLKFADLANRAARQDLVLTLSDAALDAIAEGAYQPEFGARPIQRYIERNIERPLSHAILSGTVSAAKPAVVDYKDGMFVVK
- a CDS encoding ABC transporter ATP-binding protein gives rise to the protein MAKGERARMKYVAWLWRGTKGFRVNIVTRILAGSARVVCGLLMIWLSKRFIDETILTGTQNDVVRMILLLVLTVVGSIVLRLLYYYMTASATVKMTNALRLFYFGTLFKRSLFDGHELHSGDVSSRLSKDIETVSTSMIDTLPQMAVTGIQLVGAFLLMRWFDARLAWALLLLTPVMVVVGKLISRKLRNMTLEIRECESRIQMQVQEGVEYNAVLRSLESEKWVVERLGLKQDKLVNDVMRRTRFTTVARFAIGSAFGLGYLLAFVWGGLGLRDGTITFGVMTSFLQLVGQIQHPILTLLGLVPQLVHSTASIDRLDELEKDANGTLSESRSGMLSEIRAEKLSGMRGRLGLRLDNVSFGYSGGDREVICGFSHDFKPGSKNAVMGETGKGKTTLFRLLLGFIKPDMGRMVLYSEGENVAGMESVSEATRSNFVYVPQGNTLMNGSVRYNLQLAKPDATEDEMQRVLQIACAEFVNELPKGLDCEIGERGHGLSEGQAQRIAIARGLLRPGNILLLDEISSSLDEATESELYHRLFEAFPEKTMIFVTHRTAVCEMCDETVRLV
- a CDS encoding PqqD family protein; protein product: MKIKKGFVLREVCGEQVIMGEGIGALDFGRLLCLNETAAWLWKQAELQGDFTVDSLAQALCEEYEVSEEQARIDVAAIVGEWLKVNVLE
- a CDS encoding S24/S26 family peptidase — protein: MMDSAKKSDALIMAEAIRLVNEGVSVTFPVNGCSMLPFIVGGRDSVILEKPVDLCVGDVVLALTIPDNVLHLENVEKHYVIHRIVAFSGENVVLMGDGNLVQREYCKRTDVYAKVIGVVRPNGKKSLQGTFAERCAAKIWYILLPFRRYLLWIYKKVKK
- a CDS encoding nucleotidyltransferase family protein, which translates into the protein MKFSQDEALFDLLRMAVDDDCSPRFFTRKLNDEEWRSLRSMCHKQQISAVVYRAVSHLPAEQQPPSKLMFQWAVEAEIVKGHNGLLNAEASRLTQLFEAQGRKTAVLKGPANARLYPDPNMRQAGDIDLWVEGGRDSVIALLKQMGYQLFEKDLLSAHHVQLRPEGDVSVEIHYKPSSKNWSPFSSARLMRYLEEKIQNVERVPEGFNIPSMTFALAMQLSHIQHHFLMDGIGLKQIIDYFILLKHATEENRREINAKLSSLGLLRFAGALMWILGRIFGLDASKMICSPNQKLGKKMLDEIFVGGNFGMYCKSSKSKHWAVLWLWRRYHIIRKFWFSPVEILGCELNYWFGFIKSIWIRIKFRRLSLWYLKNTK
- a CDS encoding nucleotidyltransferase family protein; this encodes MNHAEKNDFFELLRIAFGVPAQEFDSAQWQYLHSESLKQQIAGIIYRGICRLPCGKQPPKMLMFQWASEVEAIKGHNKLLNAEAARLTELFMAQGRKTAVLKGPANARLYPDPYMRNAGDIDLWVDGGRDSVLELLKKMGYEISAEHLKVDHHVHLDGKSGIVVEIHYKPSSGNWNPFSNARLMRYLEKEIQNVERVPEGFCVPSMKFALVMQLSHIQHHFLWEGIGLKQVVDYFVLLKQASEEDRRDVSALLSSLGLSKMGSALMWIMEYIWGLAPSQMICKPDAKNGQKVLSMIQSEGNFGRHCESNKGNHFFILWLKRRWRMIRMFWFAPVDVVCCELAYWKTFFKFIPLRIKMRRVSLRGVI
- a CDS encoding TldD/PmbA family protein → MNPEVAVKIFEAGKSAGADFVEIFEEETRSSSLGLKDRQIETATAGTEYGIGVRLLYGTEVLYGFTSDDSEEALVKLVKTLAFGRIAAAAGAEGLAARPFEFAPEKRICDYNFGAYKDPRVLGQAIKQDFLFRADKTARALSPKIAQVGASVTDSCTSISLMNSEGLHLEMTRGRLRVNVNVTATDGTERLTTHEAPGALGGYELLANYSPEALATECGERVLRMLDAGYITGGQMPVVMGNGFGGVIFHEACGHPLETESIRRNASPFCGKLGEAIGQPCLTAIDDGTMDGVWGSLKYDDEGTPTQRTTLIENGILKTYMSDRVGAMEVGVERTGSARRESYKYAPVSRMRNTFIAPGKDTLDSMIASVDNGLYAARMAGGSVNPATGEFNFAVDEGYVIRNGKICEPVRGATLIGKGHEIMPRISMVGSDFEQAAGVCGASSGHVPVTVGQPSIKVDQILVGGR
- the hisF gene encoding imidazole glycerol phosphate synthase subunit HisF translates to MLTKRLIVCLDVRNRKVTKGVKFKGNIDIGDPVEMGARYSDEGVDELVFYDITASAENRPCDMEMIRQIAKRVFIPFAVGGGIRNLDDMHEALLAGAEKVSVNSLAVLHPEIIAEGAKAFGRQCIVLGMDAKFVGVSDKIPSGYEVFIRGGRQAMGIDALQWAKRAEELGVGEICLNSIDTDGVKNGYELTITDMIAKAVQVPVIASGGAGTPAHIVDLFRKTSADAALVASMVHFGDYTVPGIKGEMLAAGIPVRKKMNGEV